A single window of Nicotiana sylvestris chromosome 3, ASM39365v2, whole genome shotgun sequence DNA harbors:
- the LOC138888702 gene encoding uncharacterized protein — MSKSGFDRDAESREVPRVSEYNFSIDASSIVSAIGRIKDARRPRPLQTDLAQRNPNQVCKYHGTHGHKIEDCEQLREKVVRLFNECHLREFLSDRAENHFRDRDANRKNELEELQHVIHKIVGGVDIPQGPTFKRTKVTITRKKCMWDYLPEDTLSFNNEDVEGQSHNDSLVISILMIKIQVKRVLADPGSSASIIRSRVVEQLDLQDQIVPAARVLNDFNMASKTAKGKIILPVNVAGTIHETKFHIIDGDMRYNALLYDEQPASREMFIIDEAISVSVLSSMKGLEGKQEVKLQP; from the coding sequence ATGAGCAAGAGCGGTTTCGATAGGGATGCCGAATCCAGGGAAGTACCTCGagtgtcagaatacaacttcagcattGATGCATCAAGTATTGTATCAGCCATCGGTCGAATTAAGGACGCTAGAAGACCCAGACCCTTACAGACCGATCTAGCTCAAAGGAACCCAAATCAAGTGTGCAAATACCACGGAACCCATGGTCACAAAATCGAAGACTGCGAACAATTAAGGGAGAAGGTAGTTCGTTTATTTAACGAATGTCACCTTCGAGAGTTCTTGAGTGACCGAGCTGAAAATCACTTCAGAGACAGGGATGCAAACAGGAAAAATGAACTGGAGGAACTGCAACACGTGATTCATAAGATCGTTGGTGGGGTCGATATTCCTCAGGGCCCGACATTCAAACGCACCAAGGTTACAATCACAAGGAAGAAGTGTATGTGGGACTACTTACCAGAAGATACCTTGTCTTTCAACAATGAGGATGTAGAAGGACAGTCTCACAACGACtcactggtaatatctatccttatgattaagattcaagttaaacgtgtgttggctgatccaggtagctcggcaagTATTATTCGATCGAGGGTAGTAGAGCAACTCGACCTCCAGGATCAAATCGTGCCTGCGGCTCGAGTACTCAACgatttcaacatggcaagtaaaacCGCCAAGGGGAAAATCATTTTGCCAGTAAATGTGGCCGGAACTATCCACGAAACGAAGTTCCATATAATCGATGGTGATATGAGATACAATGCACTGTTGTACGACGAACAACCCGCATCCAGAGAGATGTTTATAATTGATGAGGCAATATCAGTATCGGTGTTATCATCAATGAAGGGACTGGAGGGAAAGCAGGAAGTCAAATTGCAACCATAG